A genome region from Sphingobium sp. WTD-1 includes the following:
- a CDS encoding TetR/AcrR family transcriptional regulator, with amino-acid sequence MAPMDNLPTDARQLRSRRQLLDAMLHMLETRPYDQVTIREVAREAEVGYATFFRHYPSKDALLHDLAAGQIADLLQRALPILFADDARQSCMTLFAYVSERRALWSAFLTGGAATMLKQEFTDQARQLAQQTPHDAGWLPDELRIVFAVSATVEILAWWLQQEPDYPLDRMAEILDRLVVTPSMQP; translated from the coding sequence ATGGCCCCGATGGATAATCTGCCGACCGACGCGCGCCAGCTGCGCTCCCGCCGCCAGCTGCTCGACGCGATGCTCCACATGCTGGAAACCCGCCCCTATGATCAGGTGACGATCCGCGAGGTCGCGCGCGAGGCGGAGGTCGGCTACGCCACCTTCTTCCGCCATTATCCTTCCAAGGATGCGCTGCTGCACGATCTCGCCGCCGGGCAGATCGCCGACCTTTTGCAGCGCGCGCTACCGATCCTGTTCGCCGATGATGCGCGCCAGTCCTGCATGACTCTGTTCGCTTATGTCAGCGAACGGCGCGCGCTCTGGTCGGCCTTTCTGACCGGCGGTGCGGCGACCATGCTCAAGCAGGAATTTACCGACCAGGCACGCCAGCTGGCGCAGCAGACGCCGCACGATGCCGGATGGCTGCCCGACGAACTGCGCATCGTCTTCGCGGTCAGCGCCACGGTCGAGATTCTCGCCTGGTGGCTGCAGCAGGAACCCGATTATCCGCTCGATCGCATGGCGGAAATTCTCGACCGGCTGGTCGTCACGCCATCGATGCAGCCCTGA
- a CDS encoding nuclear transport factor 2 family protein: MDSRIETLIAKEEIRELAQLYSRGVDRHDFALIRSLYTDDATDSHGTYYDGPVDGYVAFLEASLPHMHIGNHFVCNHLVNVDGDTGEGEVYAIAWHLIPDGKGGLLHDIQGVRYIDSYRRVDGQWRFAKRVVSFDMKLLQPAADHGDKPVPVHDPSYALLAPLFARGAGR, from the coding sequence ATGGACAGCCGGATCGAAACGCTGATCGCCAAGGAAGAGATCAGGGAACTGGCCCAGCTCTATTCGCGCGGGGTCGACCGGCATGACTTCGCGCTGATCCGATCGCTCTATACTGACGACGCGACCGACAGCCATGGCACCTATTATGACGGACCGGTCGACGGCTATGTCGCCTTTCTCGAAGCGTCGCTGCCGCACATGCATATCGGCAATCATTTCGTCTGCAACCATCTGGTCAATGTCGACGGCGATACCGGCGAAGGCGAGGTCTATGCCATTGCCTGGCACCTGATCCCCGACGGCAAGGGCGGGCTGCTGCACGATATCCAGGGGGTGCGCTATATCGACAGCTATCGCCGCGTCGATGGCCAGTGGCGCTTCGCCAAGCGGGTGGTGAGCTTCGACATGAAGCTGTTGCAACCCGCCGCCGACCATGGCGACAAGCCGGTGCCGGTGCATGATCCCAGCTATGCGCTGCTGGCGCCGCTGTTCGCGCGCGGGGCCGGCCGCTAG
- a CDS encoding TauD/TfdA family dioxygenase produces MMAFSTIDLTARIGTEIRTDAATLVSGAHADTILALLQQRGVLIVRGLHMSREDQLAFSHTLGRVQPQGEGGIFKVTIDPKENPGAEYIKGAFFWHIDGASDDVPNFAATLNAKSLSRTGGSTYFANTYAAWDDLPDEEKAAYDGLRVVHSFETSQRYVNPEPTVAELNFWQMRTPKVHPLVWTHETGRKSLVLGSTADHVEGMDPAQGRVLLSRLREWAIQPQFVYRHDWTEGDLLIWDNSGTMHRVDPYPLEENRMMHRTTIEAIEQLVGA; encoded by the coding sequence ATGATGGCCTTTTCGACGATCGACCTGACCGCGCGTATCGGCACCGAGATCCGGACCGACGCGGCAACCCTGGTGTCGGGCGCCCACGCCGACACGATCCTGGCGCTGTTGCAGCAGCGCGGCGTGCTGATCGTGCGCGGACTGCACATGAGTCGCGAAGATCAGCTGGCCTTTTCCCACACGCTGGGCCGGGTCCAGCCGCAGGGCGAAGGCGGCATCTTCAAGGTGACGATCGACCCCAAGGAAAATCCCGGCGCCGAATATATCAAGGGCGCCTTCTTCTGGCATATCGACGGGGCAAGCGACGATGTGCCCAATTTCGCCGCGACACTGAACGCCAAGTCGCTGTCCAGGACTGGCGGCAGCACCTATTTCGCCAACACCTATGCCGCCTGGGACGACCTGCCCGACGAAGAGAAGGCCGCCTATGACGGGCTGCGCGTGGTCCACAGCTTCGAGACGTCGCAGCGCTATGTGAACCCCGAACCCACCGTGGCGGAGCTGAATTTCTGGCAGATGCGCACGCCCAAGGTGCATCCCTTGGTCTGGACCCATGAGACCGGCCGCAAGTCGCTGGTGCTGGGATCTACCGCCGACCATGTCGAGGGGATGGACCCGGCGCAGGGTCGCGTGCTGCTGTCCAGGCTGCGCGAATGGGCGATCCAGCCGCAATTCGTCTATCGCCATGACTGGACCGAGGGCGACCTGCTGATCTGGGACAATAGCGGCACGATGCACCGGGTCGATCCCTATCCGCTGGAAGAAAATCGGATGATGCACCGCACGACGATCGAGGCGATCGAACAACTGGTCGGCGCCTGA
- a CDS encoding SDR family NAD(P)-dependent oxidoreductase: MTRSLNGRTAVVTGAGSGIGRAIALRLAEDTAKIAVWDINGDGAAETVKLIEAAGGTAIAITVDCSDKAAIHAAAEETRAKLGPIAILVNNAGIAPFTPFMDIDDDLFDKVIHINLRGPYLLTKEVLPDMLAAGWGRVINITSSSVQSGSFAQGHYVSSKGGLMGMTKALALEFAPSGVTFNMVPPGFIDTPMLRAAPIDADAFAQTLPMKRIGKPEDIAAACAYLASEEASYITGQTISTNGGRYMGSH, from the coding sequence ATGACGAGGTCTCTCAACGGCCGCACGGCCGTGGTCACGGGTGCGGGTTCGGGCATTGGCCGCGCGATCGCGCTGCGCCTGGCCGAAGATACGGCGAAGATCGCGGTGTGGGACATCAACGGCGACGGCGCGGCCGAGACAGTCAAACTGATCGAGGCGGCGGGCGGCACTGCCATCGCCATCACCGTCGACTGTTCGGACAAGGCGGCGATCCATGCGGCGGCAGAAGAGACGCGGGCGAAGCTGGGGCCGATTGCCATCCTGGTGAACAATGCCGGCATCGCCCCCTTCACCCCGTTCATGGACATCGATGACGACCTGTTCGACAAGGTCATCCACATCAACCTGCGCGGCCCCTATCTGCTGACCAAGGAAGTGCTGCCCGACATGCTCGCCGCCGGCTGGGGCCGGGTGATCAACATCACCTCCTCCTCGGTCCAGTCGGGTTCCTTCGCCCAGGGCCATTATGTCTCGTCCAAGGGCGGCCTGATGGGCATGACCAAGGCGCTGGCGCTGGAATTCGCGCCGAGCGGCGTGACCTTCAACATGGTGCCGCCCGGCTTCATCGACACGCCGATGTTGCGTGCCGCACCGATCGACGCCGACGCCTTTGCCCAGACGCTGCCGATGAAGCGGATCGGCAAGCCGGAAGATATCGCCGCCGCCTGCGCCTATCTGGCGTCGGAAGAAGCCAGCTACATCACCGGCCAGACGATCAGCACCAATGGCGGTCGCTATATGGGGTCGCATTAA
- a CDS encoding TetR family transcriptional regulator encodes MVQKRRVGAESSETRARIVEATEQVIRDEGYAAASSRRVALRAELPPSLVHYYFPTTDDLLLAVFRRGAEQSDAMIEAALTSADPVRALWRFFSDPSRNALAMEFVAMANHRKAIRAEIARHSEAMRDRQAQLMEQLLGDRLAGHKVTAAGLSLLLAAVGRTLVMEADMGVASGHADARASVEALLDELLPPEK; translated from the coding sequence ATGGTCCAGAAACGTCGCGTCGGCGCCGAAAGCTCCGAAACCCGCGCCCGGATCGTGGAGGCCACCGAACAGGTGATCCGCGACGAAGGCTATGCCGCCGCCAGTTCGCGCCGGGTGGCGCTGCGCGCCGAGTTGCCGCCTTCGCTGGTCCATTATTATTTCCCGACCACCGACGACCTGCTGCTGGCGGTGTTCCGCCGCGGCGCCGAACAGAGCGACGCGATGATCGAGGCGGCGCTGACCAGCGCCGATCCGGTGCGGGCGCTGTGGCGATTCTTCTCCGACCCCAGCCGCAACGCGCTGGCGATGGAATTCGTTGCCATGGCCAATCATCGCAAGGCGATCCGTGCCGAGATCGCCCGCCACAGCGAAGCGATGCGGGATCGCCAGGCGCAGTTGATGGAGCAATTGCTGGGCGATCGACTAGCCGGTCACAAGGTGACGGCGGCGGGCCTCAGCCTGTTGCTCGCGGCGGTCGGCCGCACCTTGGTGATGGAAGCCGACATGGGGGTTGCGAGCGGCCATGCCGACGCCCGCGCTTCGGTCGAGGCGCTATTGGACGAATTGCTGCCGCCCGAAAAATGA
- a CDS encoding TauD/TfdA family dioxygenase, which yields MSATTITRFVHEDIKPSIGSRILNSKEELLAGELAPQIRELLEQRGVLVFPKIDFTDEEQIAFTKTLGAFAPEHRGGEEIHKITLDVKENPQSAEYLKGSLYWHIDGTMNDVPILASLLSCKVPATWGGNTGFCNTYAAYEALTDEQKAEYETLRVIHSVWATVFYYEPEPSLAKLKGMRQVGENELPLVWNHKSGRKSLVLGCTAQRVKDLDPYASAEILVGLREWATREEFSYSHEWSVGDLVIWDNTGTMHRAEKYDPDCNRMMHRTKLQGEEPFE from the coding sequence ATGTCCGCCACCACCATTACCCGTTTCGTGCATGAAGATATCAAGCCGAGCATCGGCAGCCGCATCCTCAACAGCAAGGAGGAGCTGCTGGCCGGCGAACTGGCGCCGCAGATTCGCGAGCTGCTGGAACAGCGCGGCGTGCTGGTCTTCCCGAAGATCGACTTCACCGACGAGGAACAGATCGCCTTCACCAAGACGCTGGGCGCCTTTGCCCCCGAGCATCGCGGTGGCGAGGAAATCCACAAGATCACCCTCGACGTGAAGGAAAATCCGCAGAGCGCCGAATATCTCAAGGGCTCGCTCTACTGGCATATCGACGGCACGATGAACGACGTGCCGATCCTCGCCTCTTTGCTGTCGTGCAAGGTGCCCGCGACCTGGGGCGGCAATACCGGTTTCTGCAACACCTATGCCGCCTATGAGGCGCTAACCGACGAGCAGAAGGCCGAATATGAGACGCTGCGCGTGATCCACTCGGTCTGGGCGACGGTCTTCTATTATGAGCCCGAACCCAGCCTCGCCAAGCTGAAGGGCATGCGCCAGGTCGGCGAGAATGAGCTGCCCCTGGTGTGGAACCACAAGTCGGGCCGCAAGTCGCTGGTGCTGGGCTGCACCGCCCAGCGGGTCAAGGATCTCGATCCCTATGCCAGCGCCGAAATCCTGGTCGGGCTGCGCGAATGGGCGACCCGCGAGGAATTCAGCTACAGCCATGAATGGAGCGTCGGCGACCTGGTGATCTGGGACAATACCGGCACCATGCACCGGGCCGAGAAATATGATCCCGACTGCAACCGGATGATGCACCGCACCAAGCTGCAGGGCGAAGAACCCTTCGAATAA
- a CDS encoding LLM class flavin-dependent oxidoreductase gives MSTPLTFGYLYDFRNPPQWERRPADLYAEILDFVAWSETAGFAGAWVPEHHGAQDGYMPAPNVALAAIAARTSKIRLGSAIALAPLYHPVRFAEECAVLDILSDGRLEMALAIGYRRRETQAYGVDFGKRGARFDEFLAIVQRLWAGETVDFAGQHYNVAGATLRPAAPRGRIPLYIGGFAEKALARVARYADGYFGNEEVCGLYADKLRAEGKDPAAARIRIQSLFTLVAEDPEAAMAEIAPYFHHVNETYGAWLAEDQASGIDKVALKPMSLDAFKRSGILQILTPDAAIDHFRAMQERINVEHIMMMLPPGLPPAKFQPYAQLFADKVMPAF, from the coding sequence ATGAGCACCCCGCTGACCTTCGGCTATCTCTATGATTTCCGGAACCCGCCCCAATGGGAACGGCGGCCGGCCGATCTCTATGCCGAGATATTGGACTTCGTCGCCTGGAGCGAAACGGCGGGCTTTGCCGGTGCCTGGGTGCCCGAACATCATGGCGCACAGGATGGCTATATGCCCGCGCCCAATGTCGCACTGGCGGCAATCGCGGCGCGCACCAGCAAGATCAGGCTGGGATCAGCGATCGCGCTCGCCCCGCTCTATCATCCGGTCCGCTTTGCGGAGGAATGCGCGGTGCTGGATATCCTGTCCGACGGCCGGCTGGAGATGGCGCTGGCGATCGGCTATCGCCGCCGCGAGACCCAAGCCTATGGCGTCGATTTCGGCAAGCGCGGCGCGCGCTTCGACGAGTTTCTGGCAATCGTCCAGCGGCTATGGGCCGGCGAGACGGTCGATTTTGCCGGGCAGCATTACAATGTCGCCGGCGCGACCCTGCGCCCGGCCGCGCCGCGCGGGCGCATCCCCCTCTATATTGGCGGCTTTGCCGAAAAGGCGCTGGCACGGGTGGCCCGATATGCCGACGGCTATTTCGGCAATGAGGAAGTGTGCGGCCTCTATGCCGACAAGCTGCGCGCCGAGGGGAAAGACCCGGCCGCCGCGCGCATCCGCATCCAGAGCCTGTTCACCCTGGTCGCCGAAGACCCCGAGGCGGCAATGGCGGAGATTGCCCCCTATTTCCACCATGTGAACGAAACCTATGGCGCGTGGCTGGCCGAGGATCAGGCATCGGGCATCGACAAGGTGGCGCTCAAGCCCATGTCGCTCGATGCGTTCAAGCGCAGCGGCATCCTGCAGATCCTCACCCCCGACGCGGCGATCGACCATTTCCGCGCAATGCAGGAGCGCATCAATGTCGAGCATATCATGATGATGCTCCCGCCTGGCCTGCCCCCGGCAAAGTTCCAGCCCTATGCCCAGCTCTTCGCCGACAAGGTGATGCCCGCCTTCTGA
- a CDS encoding sensor domain-containing diguanylate cyclase — MDSVARPLPAAASGETLSAAEDIRLPLQFINDLAASQSMADIPAIVARWFRSIFEADRASITLVDGDTHLKLIALEGNDAIPRDTPIPIAGTMVGRVFSTARAEWCNDLSRSADLDAQMLAGHGILSCLDVPLFSGNQCFGTINVGRTICDAFDRSDERRLSAMAHFIAALMHIHRQADCLQQLADRDPLTDTLNRRAFIEHFKAIGASGTGHGVALIDLDHFKAINDRFGHDVGDRVLVQVGQLLHGVCRKGDLIARFGGEEFLIAVQDIDALDFHALLERLLQRMRAMPVETDQGMIPVTASIGAVCVAPPEPAFDAIYSCADQALYRAKKLGRNRIEFALMPV; from the coding sequence ATGGATAGCGTAGCCAGGCCCTTGCCGGCCGCCGCATCCGGCGAAACCCTATCGGCCGCGGAGGATATCCGGCTGCCGCTCCAGTTCATCAATGATCTCGCCGCGTCGCAATCCATGGCTGACATACCGGCCATCGTCGCCCGTTGGTTCCGCTCGATCTTCGAGGCGGACCGGGCCTCGATCACGCTGGTCGACGGCGATACCCATCTCAAGCTGATCGCGCTGGAGGGGAATGACGCCATTCCCCGCGATACGCCGATCCCGATTGCCGGCACGATGGTCGGCCGGGTCTTTTCCACGGCGCGGGCGGAATGGTGCAACGACCTGTCGCGATCGGCGGATCTGGATGCGCAAATGCTGGCCGGCCATGGCATCCTTTCCTGCCTCGACGTGCCGCTGTTCAGCGGCAACCAATGCTTCGGCACGATCAATGTCGGCCGGACCATATGCGACGCCTTTGACCGCAGCGACGAACGGCGCTTGTCGGCGATGGCGCATTTCATCGCGGCGCTGATGCATATCCATCGCCAGGCCGACTGCCTGCAGCAACTGGCCGATCGCGATCCGCTGACCGATACGCTCAATCGCCGGGCCTTCATCGAGCATTTCAAGGCGATCGGTGCGTCAGGGACGGGCCATGGCGTGGCGCTGATCGACCTCGATCATTTCAAGGCGATCAATGACCGGTTCGGCCATGATGTCGGCGACCGGGTGTTGGTGCAGGTCGGGCAATTGCTGCACGGCGTGTGCCGCAAGGGCGACCTGATCGCGCGCTTCGGCGGCGAGGAGTTCCTGATCGCGGTGCAGGATATCGACGCATTGGATTTCCATGCGCTGCTCGAACGTCTGTTGCAACGGATGCGGGCCATGCCGGTCGAGACCGACCAGGGCATGATTCCCGTCACGGCCAGCATCGGTGCGGTCTGCGTCGCCCCGCCCGAACCGGCGTTCGATGCCATCTATAGCTGCGCCGATCAGGCGCTGTATCGGGCCAAGAAGCTGGGCCGCAACCGGATCGAATTTGCGCTGATGCCGGTATAG
- a CDS encoding LysR family transcriptional regulator, giving the protein MLDPRLLRAFVAIADSGSFTIAAQRLHMTQSTISQQLGRLEQAVGHMLVDRAARPVRPTAAGERLLGHARRILSLQQEAESLLADPAGSASIRIGLPDDIASRDMMRVFARFSDQYRAVRLDVTTGLSRDLTRRYRAGEFDIIAVKEPTPSADCRASFPEPIGWHESADRQGDWPDPLPLVAFPAGGLYRDAMFDRIGRERRRCHVAFTGSDLTSVLTAVEAGMGLSLVPIRAAAGRAVRLYTSFGIETSMRVSLYAWDDAGPTAELVAQMAAVLAARQ; this is encoded by the coding sequence ATGCTCGATCCGCGCCTGCTCCGTGCCTTTGTTGCGATCGCCGACAGCGGCAGCTTCACCATCGCGGCGCAGCGGCTGCACATGACCCAGTCGACCATCAGCCAGCAGCTGGGGCGGTTGGAGCAGGCGGTGGGGCACATGCTCGTGGATCGAGCGGCGCGGCCGGTGCGTCCCACGGCGGCGGGCGAACGGCTGCTCGGTCATGCCCGACGCATCCTGTCGCTGCAGCAGGAGGCGGAAAGCCTGCTTGCCGATCCGGCCGGCAGCGCGTCGATCCGCATCGGCCTGCCCGACGACATTGCCAGTCGCGACATGATGCGGGTCTTCGCCCGCTTTTCCGACCAATATCGGGCGGTACGGCTGGACGTCACCACCGGGCTCAGCCGTGATCTCACCCGTCGCTATCGCGCGGGCGAGTTTGACATCATCGCTGTCAAGGAACCGACGCCGAGCGCCGATTGCCGCGCGAGTTTCCCCGAACCGATCGGCTGGCATGAAAGCGCGGACCGGCAGGGCGACTGGCCCGATCCACTGCCGCTGGTCGCCTTTCCGGCGGGCGGCCTCTATCGCGACGCGATGTTCGACCGGATCGGGCGGGAGAGGCGGCGCTGCCATGTCGCCTTCACCGGCAGCGACCTCACCAGCGTGCTGACGGCGGTGGAGGCGGGTATGGGCCTGTCGCTGGTGCCGATTCGCGCGGCGGCTGGGCGGGCTGTGCGTCTCTATACCTCGTTCGGAATAGAGACCTCCATGCGCGTGTCGCTCTATGCCTGGGACGATGCCGGGCCGACCGCCGAACTGGTCGCGCAGATGGCGGCGGTTCTGGCGGCGCGTCAGTAG
- a CDS encoding amidohydrolase family protein: MKTLLAALLAATALLPLPAAAKTAPARADLLIRHATVVDVEHGRLVPDQAVATRGDQIVAVGNDATIAAAWHAGKNVEAKGRYLIPGLWDMHVHFGGGPELIEENKALLPLYIANGITTVRDASGDLPYDVLRWRGEIADGRLFGPTLLSSGPKIEGIKPVWKGTLETGSQADVDQAIAKLKELNVNFVKITDSTLKPELFLYAVRQARGAGLRASGHIPMALTVGQAIEAGISSIEHIDYAHKAGVKDEARITADFAAGKIDRAQASAQLDAGFDEATAMAAYRDMAARGVFVTPTLSISRTVAYLDKEDHSADPELAYIGPRLRKTYDWRIERAAKATPDQIAQRHAIYEHNAAILPLLQQAGVTIMAGTDAGFLNSFDYPGFALHQELALYVDRGLTPAQALASATRAGPAWFGLLDRYGAVAEGKQADMVLLTANPLEDIHATKAIDAVILRGTLQDRARLDALLAETKAKVAAWNAATPKP; this comes from the coding sequence ATGAAGACGCTTCTCGCCGCGCTGCTGGCCGCCACTGCCCTGTTGCCCTTGCCCGCTGCGGCAAAGACCGCGCCGGCCCGCGCCGACCTGCTGATCCGTCATGCGACGGTGGTTGATGTCGAGCATGGCCGTCTGGTCCCCGACCAGGCGGTCGCGACCAGGGGCGACCAGATCGTCGCGGTCGGCAACGACGCCACGATCGCCGCCGCCTGGCACGCGGGCAAGAATGTCGAGGCGAAGGGCCGCTACCTGATCCCCGGCCTGTGGGACATGCATGTCCATTTTGGCGGCGGGCCGGAGCTGATCGAAGAGAATAAGGCGCTGCTTCCGCTCTATATCGCCAATGGCATCACTACCGTGCGCGATGCGTCGGGCGACCTGCCCTATGATGTGCTGCGCTGGCGCGGCGAGATTGCCGACGGGCGGCTGTTCGGCCCGACCCTGCTGAGTTCCGGTCCCAAGATCGAGGGGATCAAGCCGGTGTGGAAGGGCACGCTGGAAACCGGGTCGCAGGCGGACGTCGACCAGGCGATCGCCAAGCTGAAAGAACTGAACGTCAATTTCGTCAAGATCACGGACAGTACCCTGAAACCCGAGCTGTTTCTCTATGCCGTGCGCCAGGCGCGCGGCGCCGGGCTGCGCGCGTCGGGCCATATCCCGATGGCCCTGACCGTGGGCCAGGCGATCGAGGCCGGGATCAGTTCGATCGAGCATATCGACTATGCGCATAAGGCGGGCGTGAAGGATGAGGCGCGGATCACCGCCGATTTCGCCGCCGGCAAGATCGACCGGGCACAGGCCAGCGCGCAACTGGATGCCGGCTTTGACGAAGCCACTGCCATGGCCGCCTATCGCGACATGGCTGCGCGTGGCGTGTTCGTGACGCCGACGCTCAGCATCTCGCGCACCGTCGCCTATCTCGACAAGGAAGATCACAGCGCCGATCCTGAACTGGCCTATATCGGGCCGCGCCTGCGCAAGACCTATGACTGGCGGATCGAGCGCGCGGCCAAGGCGACACCCGATCAGATCGCCCAGCGCCACGCCATCTACGAGCATAATGCCGCGATCCTGCCGCTGTTGCAGCAGGCCGGCGTCACCATCATGGCCGGCACCGACGCGGGCTTCCTCAACAGCTTCGACTATCCCGGCTTTGCCCTGCACCAGGAACTGGCGCTCTATGTCGATCGCGGCCTGACCCCGGCCCAGGCGCTGGCCAGCGCCACCCGCGCCGGCCCGGCCTGGTTCGGCCTGCTCGACCGCTATGGCGCGGTGGCGGAGGGCAAGCAGGCGGATATGGTCCTGCTGACCGCCAATCCGCTGGAGGATATCCACGCGACCAAGGCGATCGACGCGGTGATCCTGCGCGGCACGCTGCAGGATCGCGCCCGGCTCGACGCACTACTGGCAGAGACGAAGGCGAAGGTCGCCGCCTGGAATGCGGCCACCCCCAAGCCCTGA
- a CDS encoding aminotransferase: MEPRLPDTRLGHPVYRDMPTTIFEHMSARARETGAINLGQGFPEGAGPQAVLQAAADALLTRSSQYPPMPGLIELRTALADHYARRQGLDLSPQDIIVTSGATEAIAASLLALVRPGDEVLMLAPLYDAYLPLVERAGGVARVVKLTPPDWRVTHEALEAAITPRTRILLMNNPVNPTGIVLREAELALLADLCVAHDLIALCDEVWEETVYDGLPHRPLIGFPGMRERTVKIGSAGKIFSVTGWKVGWMCAAPPIATLLARAHQFLTFTTPPNLQWAVAQGLGWPDDWLNDQRAAYQASRDRLAAGLSRAGYVVQPSGATWFLSIDLPASGITMDDVTFCNRIIDEAGVAAIPISAFYPDDPVTHLVRLCFAKSDATLDQAIERLAAFRASLD, encoded by the coding sequence ATGGAGCCCCGCTTGCCCGACACCCGACTTGGCCATCCCGTCTATCGCGACATGCCGACCACCATCTTCGAGCATATGTCGGCCCGCGCGCGGGAAACCGGCGCGATCAATCTGGGGCAAGGCTTTCCCGAGGGGGCGGGGCCGCAGGCGGTGTTGCAGGCGGCGGCTGACGCGCTGCTGACCCGGTCCAGCCAATATCCGCCGATGCCCGGCCTAATCGAACTGCGCACCGCGCTGGCCGATCATTATGCCCGGCGTCAGGGGCTGGACCTCAGCCCACAGGACATCATCGTCACATCGGGCGCGACCGAGGCGATCGCCGCCAGCCTGCTGGCGCTGGTGCGGCCGGGGGACGAGGTGCTGATGCTGGCGCCGCTCTACGACGCCTATCTGCCGCTGGTCGAGCGGGCTGGCGGCGTGGCCAGGGTGGTGAAACTGACGCCGCCAGACTGGCGTGTCACCCACGAGGCGCTGGAGGCGGCGATCACGCCCCGGACCCGCATCCTGCTGATGAACAATCCGGTAAACCCGACCGGCATCGTGCTGCGCGAGGCGGAACTGGCGCTGCTGGCCGACCTGTGCGTCGCCCATGACCTGATCGCGCTCTGCGACGAAGTATGGGAGGAGACCGTCTATGACGGGCTGCCTCATCGCCCGCTGATCGGCTTTCCCGGCATGCGCGAGCGCACGGTCAAGATCGGGTCGGCGGGCAAGATCTTCTCCGTCACCGGCTGGAAGGTCGGCTGGATGTGCGCCGCGCCGCCGATCGCTACCCTGCTCGCCCGCGCGCACCAGTTCCTGACCTTCACCACCCCGCCCAACCTGCAATGGGCGGTGGCGCAGGGGCTGGGCTGGCCCGATGATTGGCTGAACGACCAGCGCGCCGCCTATCAGGCGTCGCGTGATCGGCTGGCGGCGGGGCTTAGCCGGGCGGGCTATGTCGTGCAGCCAAGCGGCGCCACCTGGTTCCTGTCAATCGACCTGCCCGCGTCGGGCATCACGATGGATGACGTGACCTTCTGCAACCGGATCATCGACGAGGCGGGCGTGGCGGCGATCCCGATCTCCGCCTTCTACCCCGACGATCCGGTCACCCATCTGGTCCGCCTCTGCTTCGCCAAGTCAGACGCGACGCTGGATCAGGCGATCGAGCGGCTTGCCGCCTTTCGCGCGAGCCTTGACTGA
- a CDS encoding SDR family oxidoreductase, with amino-acid sequence MTKDTILITGASDGIGAVYADRFAQRGANLILVARRAEKLEALAARLRADSGVSVEVIAADLAKPDDLARVEARLRDDDAITGLVNNAGIAGEQAFVETDPTYLTGLIDLNILAVTRLSRAIAPRLAAKGAGTLINITSVTALMPDGFTAVYPATKAYVLAFTEALQVELGSKGVKVQAVLPGITRTAIWTAEQIAGLPPHMVMDVEVMVDAALAGLDMGEAITIPALPDRADLDAYLAARAALRPNLSLKDAAPRYRVTA; translated from the coding sequence ATGACCAAAGACACCATCCTCATCACCGGCGCGTCGGACGGTATCGGCGCCGTCTATGCCGATCGCTTTGCCCAGCGCGGTGCCAATCTGATCCTGGTCGCTCGTCGCGCCGAGAAGCTGGAGGCGCTGGCCGCCCGCCTGCGCGCCGACAGCGGCGTCAGCGTGGAAGTGATCGCCGCCGACCTCGCCAAGCCTGACGATCTGGCGCGGGTCGAGGCGCGGCTGCGCGACGATGACGCTATCACCGGCCTCGTCAACAATGCCGGCATCGCCGGGGAGCAGGCCTTCGTCGAGACCGACCCGACTTATCTCACTGGCCTGATCGACCTCAACATCCTGGCGGTGACGCGGCTGTCTCGCGCCATTGCGCCGCGGCTGGCCGCGAAGGGCGCAGGCACGCTGATCAACATCACATCGGTCACGGCGCTGATGCCGGATGGCTTCACCGCCGTCTATCCCGCGACCAAGGCCTATGTGCTGGCCTTTACCGAGGCGCTGCAGGTCGAACTGGGCAGCAAGGGCGTGAAGGTGCAGGCGGTGCTGCCCGGCATCACCCGCACCGCCATCTGGACGGCGGAGCAGATTGCCGGCCTGCCGCCGCACATGGTGATGGATGTCGAGGTGATGGTCGACGCGGCGCTGGCCGGGCTCGACATGGGCGAGGCGATCACCATTCCGGCGCTGCCGGACCGGGCCGACCTCGACGCCTATCTCGCCGCGCGGGCCGCGCTTCGGCCCAACCTGTCGCTCAAGGATGCGGCGCCCCGTTATCGGGTGACCGCCTGA